In Oscillatoria acuminata PCC 6304, a single window of DNA contains:
- a CDS encoding TIGR03985 family CRISPR-associated protein: MTEPTFCDPPTVEVLQWLARGSLKKNFLKAVRLWVHLQLLYGESDSRLGIVHPFTYADWRNTFFTDSHPRDESIPPLHDCHCPCARTAACWLFDEVMGCSELEWRESLSQTACNPDNLEELLESRLFGVTRRSLAEDLKTLAELGCLKKGDRSQYDKVQTWPVGMIARFPALTTSQGAMTFNFLQPDLAAIAENLSQELGGYPRFFLQVEYVVPKMTLDAIHDWQEQLKQLWQQHPIPTVLLTYNSAKLERIVECAVYPVCIYYVQRAVYLVGFGRNPRGEVNWYNYRCDRIDNLEPLPWNDPRIPQPLILHHQNQTLPTPEYIQDQMAQGWGFDFYQPNLLMLLRFDPHHHRRYIEDTERHETFESVTYKRAQQLIKQQASPGECQALLKILNQRSESDAYYQAFYREGDPNVLMRLNAWRPYVEVFLPWKLRERMAGDVRQEWGFYGD, encoded by the coding sequence ATGACCGAACCTACCTTTTGCGACCCTCCCACCGTCGAAGTGCTGCAATGGTTGGCGCGGGGTTCTTTGAAAAAAAACTTTCTAAAAGCGGTGCGTTTATGGGTGCATTTGCAGTTACTCTATGGCGAATCTGACTCTCGCCTCGGGATAGTTCACCCCTTTACTTATGCTGATTGGCGCAATACCTTTTTTACCGATTCCCATCCCCGGGATGAATCCATTCCCCCCCTCCATGACTGCCATTGTCCTTGTGCGCGAACTGCCGCATGTTGGCTATTTGATGAGGTGATGGGTTGTTCAGAGTTGGAGTGGAGAGAATCCCTCTCTCAAACTGCCTGTAATCCGGACAACTTAGAGGAATTACTAGAGTCGCGCTTATTTGGAGTAACCCGGCGATCGCTGGCGGAAGATTTGAAAACTTTAGCGGAACTGGGCTGTTTAAAAAAAGGTGACCGCAGCCAATATGATAAAGTGCAAACCTGGCCCGTGGGAATGATAGCCCGTTTCCCCGCTTTAACGACATCCCAGGGGGCGATGACGTTCAATTTTTTACAACCGGATTTAGCAGCAATAGCGGAAAACTTGTCTCAAGAACTAGGGGGATATCCGCGATTTTTCTTGCAAGTCGAGTATGTGGTTCCCAAGATGACTTTAGATGCGATCCATGATTGGCAAGAACAACTCAAACAACTCTGGCAACAGCATCCCATCCCCACAGTTTTGCTGACTTATAACAGTGCCAAACTGGAACGAATCGTGGAATGTGCGGTCTATCCCGTTTGCATTTACTATGTGCAACGGGCGGTTTATTTAGTCGGATTTGGTCGCAATCCCCGAGGAGAGGTCAACTGGTACAATTATCGGTGCGATCGCATCGATAATTTAGAACCCCTCCCTTGGAACGACCCCCGCATTCCGCAACCGTTAATCCTACACCATCAAAACCAAACCTTACCCACCCCAGAGTACATTCAAGACCAAATGGCCCAAGGGTGGGGATTTGATTTCTATCAACCCAATTTACTCATGCTACTCCGCTTCGACCCCCACCACCATCGCCGCTACATTGAAGATACGGAACGCCATGAAACCTTTGAATCGGTCACTTATAAACGTGCGCAACAGTTAATTAAACAACAGGCATCTCCAGGGGAATGTCAAGCGTTATTAAAGATTCTTAACCAACGGTCTGAAAGTGATGCTTATTATCAGGCATTTTATCGAGAAGGTGACCCGAATGTGCTGATGAGATTAAATGCGTGGCGTCCTTATGTTGAGGTATTTTTGCCGTGGAAGTTACGGGAAAGAATGGCGGGGGATGTGCGTCAGGAATGGGGGTTTTATGGGGATTAG
- a CDS encoding CRISPR-associated protein, protein MGFGVLEKGARVTMRVAIQGKDAIARMVTSAWKGTQAIARRCGSAIGGFWSSLQLGRIFRRVGLPIWVLVGLAIASLIVDNLLKLLELAIRYFLATTPIPTPKDYLVHFIMIVVGLGLIVVMSLGFKLRRPLTQGRFISDGLTQPDGKKGLILLVSNPNSAMFSIEYHYETKRTLATVWLIPSDESQLIKFGGSSQDKAQEIQQRCEQLSMNLQKSDASNNRPTLPPLQVTLLKGVSPADAQETFSTVNKIYRQSHYSADEIAADFTGGTKPMSVGMIMACLKRDRVLEYVSYNKGQSFGPYIIDYQHSAFDLIS, encoded by the coding sequence ATGGGTTTTGGCGTCCTGGAAAAAGGCGCAAGGGTAACGATGAGAGTCGCAATCCAGGGGAAGGACGCGATCGCCCGAATGGTAACATCCGCATGGAAAGGAACCCAGGCGATCGCCCGTCGTTGCGGGAGTGCGATCGGCGGATTTTGGTCAAGTCTGCAACTGGGGCGAATTTTCCGGCGGGTGGGGTTGCCGATTTGGGTCTTAGTGGGATTGGCGATCGCCAGTTTAATCGTGGATAATCTCCTCAAACTGCTGGAACTCGCGATTCGTTATTTCTTAGCAACAACACCGATTCCGACCCCAAAAGACTATCTGGTGCATTTTATTATGATAGTGGTGGGGTTAGGATTAATCGTAGTGATGAGTTTGGGATTTAAACTCCGTCGTCCCCTCACCCAAGGAAGATTTATCAGCGATGGATTGACCCAACCCGATGGCAAAAAAGGCTTGATTTTGCTGGTTAGTAATCCCAATAGTGCCATGTTTTCCATTGAATATCACTACGAAACCAAGCGGACTTTAGCAACCGTCTGGTTGATTCCCTCCGATGAAAGTCAACTTATCAAATTCGGCGGCAGTTCTCAGGATAAAGCACAGGAGATTCAACAACGGTGTGAACAACTCAGCATGAATTTACAGAAATCTGATGCGAGCAACAATCGACCCACTTTACCCCCCTTGCAGGTGACGCTTCTCAAAGGCGTTTCCCCTGCGGATGCTCAAGAAACCTTTAGTACCGTTAACAAAATCTACCGCCAAAGTCACTATTCTGCCGATGAAATTGCAGCAGATTTCACCGGCGGGACTAAACCGATGTCCGTGGGAATGATTATGGCCTGTCTCAAACGCGATCGGGTGTTAGAATATGTGTCTTATAATAAGGGACAATCTTTCGGCCCCTACATCATTGATTATCAACATAGTGCATTTGATTTGATTAGTTAG
- a CDS encoding Cas10/Cmr2 second palm domain-containing protein, translated as MSQSGYTAITFAPVQGFIEKSRKLRDLYGSSFLLSYLSRVLCQAASQQGLNVISPAIINVTQGTPNQIIIQGLFTKSDAEATFKQAWQNIVETCRQWIETQVPSFNYCWKREWKDWSHHAWEFFWATGDTITAARESLNDIKRPRDWVGINWKGESSTLSGTDAIAWPKLGLVNPKTRPAKPEKQEIEEFYAALSQKFGETYLDRIPKRLNGTEREAVAKKIGEAIITPREQLSIPELIKRLITVDAVAEKIQLQIKHPRIELSEEFIQKALQSTTIEIPEKPFREVNRHEEQSWTGWFQGDGDRMGKFLQELAAKGEEIERQELKQFSQSLMEWGENELKPYMKTSKLGRIVYAGGDDFMGVLFQSATPGKLTAAECLQWFAHLPELWKKHGYADKITVSVGFVWAAPNVPQRDVLQHGRLAEKAAKSCGRDRLALRVLFNSGNHLEWVCPWRFLDILSAYCDRSQKTQNWAHIYQDIAILEARHAFTNQKIKIAEALADIYFPTYPDILDPKNWWNTGGIAGILGEPETYHEDGKISQIKVNAALNEWIINLAKVGFHLCSNTSSSSNPWDSSMVAPEDTSLLKT; from the coding sequence ATGAGTCAATCTGGTTATACCGCTATTACTTTTGCCCCGGTTCAAGGATTTATCGAAAAGTCTCGCAAATTGCGCGACTTGTATGGCAGTTCTTTTCTATTATCATATCTCTCCCGCGTCCTCTGCCAAGCAGCAAGTCAGCAAGGGTTAAATGTAATTTCCCCGGCGATTATTAATGTGACTCAGGGGACTCCCAATCAGATTATTATCCAGGGTTTATTTACCAAATCCGATGCTGAGGCAACTTTTAAACAAGCGTGGCAAAATATTGTAGAAACCTGCCGCCAATGGATTGAAACCCAGGTTCCAAGTTTTAACTATTGCTGGAAGCGAGAGTGGAAAGATTGGAGTCACCATGCCTGGGAATTTTTCTGGGCAACTGGCGATACGATTACTGCCGCCAGAGAATCCCTTAATGATATCAAACGTCCCCGGGATTGGGTGGGAATTAATTGGAAGGGGGAAAGTTCTACTCTATCTGGAACCGATGCGATCGCTTGGCCGAAATTGGGGTTAGTCAATCCCAAAACTAGACCGGCAAAACCGGAAAAACAGGAAATTGAGGAATTTTATGCCGCCTTGAGTCAAAAATTCGGGGAAACTTATCTCGATCGCATTCCTAAACGATTAAACGGAACTGAACGAGAAGCGGTTGCCAAAAAAATCGGTGAGGCAATTATTACCCCTCGGGAACAGTTGAGCATTCCTGAACTGATTAAACGCTTGATTACTGTAGATGCTGTTGCCGAGAAAATCCAACTGCAAATCAAGCATCCCCGCATTGAACTCTCGGAAGAGTTCATCCAAAAAGCCCTACAATCCACAACGATTGAAATCCCGGAAAAACCGTTTCGTGAAGTGAATCGCCATGAGGAACAATCTTGGACAGGATGGTTTCAGGGGGATGGCGATCGCATGGGAAAATTCCTCCAAGAATTAGCAGCAAAAGGAGAAGAAATCGAACGCCAAGAACTGAAACAGTTTAGCCAATCTTTAATGGAATGGGGTGAAAATGAACTCAAACCCTACATGAAAACAAGCAAACTCGGTCGGATTGTCTATGCTGGGGGCGATGATTTCATGGGGGTGTTATTCCAAAGTGCGACCCCCGGGAAACTCACCGCTGCCGAGTGTTTACAGTGGTTTGCCCACCTCCCCGAACTATGGAAAAAACATGGATATGCCGATAAAATTACCGTCAGTGTTGGCTTTGTTTGGGCTGCACCCAATGTCCCTCAGCGGGATGTGTTGCAACATGGGCGACTAGCGGAAAAAGCCGCCAAAAGTTGCGGACGCGATCGCCTTGCCTTGCGAGTCTTATTCAACAGTGGCAATCACCTAGAATGGGTCTGTCCCTGGCGGTTTCTGGATATTTTATCCGCCTATTGCGATCGCAGCCAAAAAACCCAAAATTGGGCGCATATTTACCAAGATATTGCCATTTTAGAAGCCCGTCATGCCTTCACTAACCAAAAAATTAAAATTGCCGAAGCATTAGCCGATATTTATTTCCCCACCTACCCAGATATCTTAGACCCAAAAAACTGGTGGAATACAGGGGGAATTGCTGGAATTTTAGGCGAACCAGAAACCTACCATGAAGATGGTAAAATCAGCCAAATCAAGGTGAATGCAGCCCTGAATGAATGGATTATCAATCTGGCGAAAGTAGGCTTTCATTTATGTTCCAATACCTCATCCTCATCCAACCCTTGGGATTCCTCTATGGTAGCGCCGGAAGATACCTCTCTCCTGAAAACTTAG
- a CDS encoding type III-B CRISPR module-associated Cmr3 family protein — translation MFQYLILIQPLGFLYGSAGRYLSPENLVGRSGTSFPPSAATLSGIFAAEWQTASEKEKLKTLQLAGPFWAEERNVQNFYVATPFNCLVKDKIIQHILTWQGDKWLLPSGDKPPNDKFENGTWVGIKDWQNLQGKEEEKPQVKTNPWKFLPHLHPRLRENERHVNTDAADHQGSLFLENAVQLNPETCLVYLSNEEIPEGWYRFGGEGHIVEIRCEAIAEPAKTLLEQPLQRSFALITPAIWGSNRLSYREPRVNQGNEWQSVWYDNESNPKSLLTQRPQPMRFRLGDCKDGPPHQPKLLSRGRYAVPPGTVYIVDQPQKAWQEWPENWFPTEGYSFKRWGCGLSLPLNGAVSDPLT, via the coding sequence ATGTTCCAATACCTCATCCTCATCCAACCCTTGGGATTCCTCTATGGTAGCGCCGGAAGATACCTCTCTCCTGAAAACTTAGTCGGGCGATCAGGCACCAGTTTTCCCCCCTCTGCTGCCACCTTATCCGGCATTTTCGCTGCTGAATGGCAAACCGCATCGGAGAAAGAAAAACTGAAAACATTGCAACTCGCGGGGCCATTCTGGGCCGAAGAGAGGAACGTCCAAAACTTCTACGTTGCCACGCCGTTTAATTGTTTGGTCAAAGACAAGATTATCCAACATATCCTCACCTGGCAGGGCGACAAATGGTTACTCCCCTCGGGAGATAAACCGCCTAATGATAAATTTGAAAATGGCACTTGGGTGGGGATAAAAGATTGGCAAAACCTGCAAGGCAAGGAAGAAGAAAAACCCCAAGTTAAAACGAATCCTTGGAAATTTTTACCCCATCTCCATCCTCGCCTGCGAGAGAATGAACGCCATGTCAACACCGACGCCGCTGATCATCAAGGCAGTTTATTTTTAGAAAACGCTGTCCAACTCAATCCCGAGACTTGTTTGGTCTATTTATCCAATGAAGAAATCCCCGAGGGTTGGTATCGTTTTGGGGGAGAGGGTCACATAGTAGAAATTCGCTGTGAGGCGATCGCAGAACCGGCAAAAACCCTCCTCGAACAACCCTTACAACGCAGTTTTGCCCTAATTACACCGGCAATCTGGGGTTCTAATCGCCTCTCCTATCGCGAACCCAGAGTCAACCAAGGGAACGAGTGGCAAAGCGTGTGGTATGACAACGAATCCAACCCCAAATCCCTGTTAACCCAGCGTCCCCAACCGATGAGATTTCGGTTAGGCGACTGCAAAGATGGACCACCCCATCAACCGAAACTCCTATCCCGAGGGCGATATGCCGTTCCCCCTGGAACCGTCTACATTGTAGACCAACCCCAAAAAGCATGGCAAGAATGGCCCGAAAACTGGTTTCCCACGGAAGGATATTCCTTCAAACGCTGGGGATGCGGACTATCCTTGCCTCTGAATGGGGCAGTATCTGACCCTCTCACCTAA
- a CDS encoding RAMP superfamily CRISPR-associated protein, protein MYHKAYGIIETLAPLHVGASAGEETGNLNLIFRDQFTLTGIIPGSSIRGRFRADMRRPPNSNGNVGHWYGHEAVKGREDGGTTEARVKFEYASLVWLPVFCPGQPIVWVTSPLLLKRYKQIANITPPVPQPYTASPDLEGRQVPGTQKKVLFFNLGFLEIDHQVDLNPWIPTGTNLSTKSLVVVDDRDIGNIHDMALYRQSRVKLLDGMKKVDTERGAFFNTEALPVGSILAFPVALKERGWQPFGPLNSQPYSQELYFGGLESIGFGRCNVTLVGDSLIQPQEVKQ, encoded by the coding sequence ATGTATCATAAAGCTTATGGCATCATCGAAACCTTAGCCCCCCTCCATGTAGGCGCATCTGCCGGAGAGGAAACCGGCAACCTCAACCTCATTTTTCGCGACCAATTTACCCTAACGGGGATTATCCCCGGCAGTTCGATTCGGGGACGATTTCGGGCAGATATGCGTCGCCCTCCGAATAGTAACGGCAATGTGGGTCATTGGTATGGACATGAAGCGGTAAAGGGTCGTGAAGATGGGGGGACAACCGAAGCGCGGGTTAAATTTGAATACGCTTCTCTGGTTTGGTTGCCGGTGTTTTGTCCGGGTCAACCGATCGTCTGGGTAACATCGCCCCTCCTCCTGAAACGATACAAGCAAATTGCTAATATAACTCCACCCGTTCCCCAACCTTATACTGCATCACCGGACTTAGAAGGGCGTCAGGTTCCTGGGACTCAGAAAAAGGTGTTGTTTTTTAACTTAGGATTTCTGGAAATCGACCATCAAGTTGACCTTAACCCTTGGATTCCAACGGGGACAAATTTATCCACAAAATCTTTAGTTGTTGTGGATGACCGCGATATAGGTAACATTCATGATATGGCATTATATCGTCAAAGTCGCGTGAAATTGCTGGACGGCATGAAAAAAGTGGATACAGAACGCGGGGCATTTTTTAACACCGAAGCATTACCCGTCGGCAGCATTTTAGCCTTTCCCGTGGCCTTGAAAGAACGGGGATGGCAACCGTTTGGCCCCCTCAATTCTCAACCCTATTCCCAAGAGTTGTATTTTGGTGGATTGGAATCCATCGGTTTCGGTCGTTGCAATGTGACGTTAGTCGGTGATAGTTTAATCCAACCCCAGGAGGTAAAACAATAA
- a CDS encoding RAMP superfamily CRISPR-associated protein: MTIPNADRHIPLMFQAQTRGRSQLQYINSETDKQDSQRWADQWTERIYPTAPQFGEGVETRTYTISWRFVTNGGQDEGIIRPEIGAYGWPIYPGSSMKGVFRHACKQIASDRLSVYCGDAEQAGILRFHGGYPISDEWRNNLVDLVHPQQKWQVEVNITTKKPSGESGYALISLDRPTLQFGISTTDTQQTNWDEVWKIWETALGYGIGCRTSSGYGMPENRIEAEAKHPIQVQGTRLCQVYLKGQGQCPQLVDKTPEFRPNLFRGALRGHALRIFGGLTDAETAKDLVEMLFGGVQGHGTVGLLTLAWKPTSVNIKTFTGGHEVPTYDVAGQLQWILTRSLPESQQKLLQKLMRMLMRFAMLIGGFGKSWRRADHRLFYPEYYHKNNKNDQNKALIGCHWEWEKSSLINDNKVRGLKFVDPFLNDVRKTALDWIESLGITPTPDTPADWREAWHPHNVEVWGRVSQGREDCKAVQWLHQPYQKSDRYTGQKTQTIKQTSVTGSIHQIGRLWHRMYPLVRVKTTIEDGQEKKKAIVTQEFLELLTIFPDDSQDCTNFIEFLHQEAGLKYQRDSFQKLWPK; encoded by the coding sequence ATGACTATTCCCAATGCCGATCGCCACATTCCTTTGATGTTTCAAGCACAAACTAGAGGGCGATCGCAACTTCAATATATCAATAGCGAAACGGACAAACAAGATTCCCAGCGTTGGGCGGATCAATGGACCGAACGAATTTATCCCACGGCCCCCCAATTTGGTGAAGGGGTAGAAACGCGCACTTATACAATCAGTTGGCGTTTCGTGACCAATGGGGGACAGGATGAGGGGATTATCCGTCCGGAGATCGGGGCTTATGGATGGCCGATTTATCCCGGTAGCAGCATGAAAGGGGTATTTCGCCATGCCTGCAAACAAATCGCCAGCGATCGCCTCTCTGTGTACTGTGGCGATGCTGAACAAGCTGGAATCCTGCGTTTTCACGGCGGTTATCCCATCAGCGACGAATGGAGAAACAACTTAGTGGATCTGGTTCACCCGCAGCAAAAGTGGCAAGTTGAAGTCAATATCACCACGAAAAAACCCTCCGGAGAAAGCGGTTACGCCCTAATTTCCCTCGATCGCCCAACCCTACAGTTTGGAATTTCCACCACGGATACCCAGCAGACAAACTGGGATGAAGTGTGGAAAATTTGGGAAACTGCCCTCGGATACGGGATTGGATGTCGGACCAGTAGCGGTTATGGAATGCCTGAAAATCGCATTGAGGCAGAAGCAAAACACCCAATCCAAGTTCAGGGAACTCGATTATGTCAGGTTTATCTCAAAGGTCAAGGTCAATGTCCTCAATTAGTGGATAAAACTCCTGAATTTCGTCCCAATTTATTTCGAGGGGCATTACGCGGCCATGCCTTACGAATTTTTGGCGGATTAACCGACGCCGAGACAGCAAAAGACCTGGTAGAAATGCTATTTGGTGGAGTCCAAGGTCATGGGACCGTAGGACTGCTAACACTGGCCTGGAAACCCACTTCTGTGAATATCAAAACCTTTACTGGAGGTCATGAAGTACCGACTTATGATGTGGCGGGACAGTTGCAATGGATACTCACGCGATCGCTGCCGGAATCCCAACAAAAACTCCTCCAAAAACTCATGCGGATGCTGATGCGCTTCGCTATGCTTATCGGCGGTTTCGGTAAATCCTGGCGACGCGCAGACCATCGATTATTTTATCCGGAATACTACCATAAAAACAATAAAAATGACCAAAACAAAGCCCTGATTGGCTGTCATTGGGAATGGGAAAAATCTTCCCTAATCAATGATAACAAAGTTCGGGGTCTAAAATTTGTTGACCCGTTTCTAAATGATGTGCGAAAAACAGCATTAGACTGGATAGAAAGTTTGGGAATCACCCCCACTCCGGACACCCCTGCTGACTGGCGCGAAGCGTGGCATCCCCATAACGTGGAAGTGTGGGGACGAGTTTCTCAAGGGAGAGAAGACTGTAAAGCAGTGCAATGGTTACATCAACCCTATCAGAAATCCGACCGCTATACGGGACAAAAAACTCAAACCATTAAGCAAACCTCCGTTACCGGGAGTATTCACCAAATTGGGCGACTGTGGCATCGGATGTATCCCTTGGTGCGAGTGAAAACAACCATAGAAGATGGCCAGGAAAAGAAAAAGGCAATTGTTACTCAAGAATTTTTGGAACTGCTGACAATTTTCCCGGATGATTCCCAGGACTGTACAAATTTTATCGAGTTTTTGCACCAGGAAGCGGGCTTAAAATATCAAAGGGATAGCTTTCAGAAACTTTGGCCGAAATAA
- a CDS encoding M23 family metallopeptidase produces MFRKPKIIATILLAFAIAVAVHWIGFNRPNFAQSPIPETTIAANSLQLALPIDCTLDEDCFILLYPDRDPGPGEVDFGCGRQTYDGHKGTDFGIVNTDKMNAGVAVMASAPGKVLRVRDGVSDRLITDPQQVAALEGRECGNGVFIEHGNGWETQYCHLRNGSVVVRPGMEVDTGTVLGMVGASGAASFPHVHITALYEGQVVDPFVGPEAGPGCQVSRSPIWTVPLDYTPTGAIDAGFADTPPDMDALWEGGFPQGELSTDIPALLFWVHTYGVLPGDSYRFKLIAPNGETIAEDTKEINSPSKTWMGFVGKRNNPDRPIIPGVWRGEYQLTRDGEVLVDLVREIEVM; encoded by the coding sequence ATGTTTAGAAAACCTAAAATCATTGCGACAATTCTTCTGGCATTTGCGATCGCCGTGGCGGTCCATTGGATTGGGTTTAATCGCCCAAACTTCGCCCAATCCCCTATCCCAGAAACGACCATTGCCGCCAATTCCCTGCAATTAGCCCTTCCGATTGACTGTACCTTAGACGAGGATTGTTTTATTTTGTTGTATCCCGATCGCGACCCCGGACCGGGAGAAGTGGATTTCGGTTGTGGGAGGCAAACCTATGATGGTCACAAAGGCACCGATTTCGGCATTGTCAACACCGATAAAATGAATGCTGGGGTTGCAGTGATGGCGTCGGCACCGGGTAAGGTGTTGCGGGTCCGGGATGGGGTTAGCGATCGCCTGATTACGGACCCGCAGCAAGTGGCAGCACTTGAAGGGCGAGAATGTGGCAATGGCGTGTTTATCGAACATGGCAATGGGTGGGAAACCCAATACTGTCATCTCCGCAATGGTAGCGTGGTCGTCCGTCCGGGAATGGAGGTGGATACAGGGACGGTTTTAGGCATGGTGGGCGCTTCTGGGGCCGCATCCTTCCCTCACGTTCATATTACCGCCTTGTATGAAGGACAGGTGGTTGACCCGTTTGTTGGACCGGAAGCGGGTCCCGGTTGTCAGGTGTCGCGGAGTCCGATTTGGACGGTTCCTCTGGATTATACACCAACCGGGGCGATCGATGCCGGTTTTGCGGATACGCCTCCGGACATGGATGCGTTGTGGGAAGGAGGGTTTCCTCAAGGTGAGCTATCCACAGATATTCCGGCCCTGTTGTTTTGGGTACATACTTATGGAGTGTTACCGGGGGATAGTTATCGGTTTAAGTTGATTGCACCGAATGGAGAGACGATCGCGGAAGATACCAAGGAAATCAATTCTCCGAGTAAAACCTGGATGGGTTTTGTGGGTAAACGCAACAATCCCGATCGCCCTATCATACCGGGGGTTTGGCGCGGGGAGTATCAACTCACCCGAGACGGCGAGGTTCTGGTAGATCTCGTTCGGGAAATTGAAGTGATGTAA